The following coding sequences are from one Kosakonia sp. H02 window:
- the rsmE gene encoding 16S rRNA (uracil(1498)-N(3))-methyltransferase codes for MRIPRIHHPEFIQPGNEIALSEDAANHVGRVLRMGQGQAIQLFDGSNQVFDAEITHADKKSVRVNILRSEVEDRESPLHIHLGQVMSRGEKMEFTIQKSIELGVSLITPLFSERCGVKLDGERLSKKQQQWQKIAIAACEQCGRNRVPEIRPAMDLEAWCAEEEAGLKLNLHPRASQSINTLPLPVERVRLLIGPEGGLTADEIAMTARYQFTDILLGPRVLRTETTALTAITALQVRFGDLG; via the coding sequence ATGCGCATTCCCCGCATTCATCACCCAGAATTTATCCAGCCGGGCAATGAAATCGCCCTCAGCGAGGATGCTGCAAACCACGTCGGGCGCGTGTTGCGTATGGGGCAAGGCCAGGCCATTCAATTGTTCGATGGCTCTAATCAGGTTTTCGATGCTGAAATTACCCATGCAGACAAAAAAAGCGTGCGGGTCAACATCCTGCGCAGCGAAGTGGAAGATCGGGAATCACCGCTGCATATTCACTTGGGCCAGGTGATGTCGCGCGGCGAAAAAATGGAATTTACTATCCAGAAATCGATCGAGCTTGGGGTAAGCCTCATTACGCCACTTTTTTCTGAACGCTGCGGCGTTAAACTGGACGGCGAACGTCTGAGCAAAAAGCAGCAACAGTGGCAAAAAATCGCCATCGCCGCCTGCGAACAGTGCGGGCGCAACCGGGTGCCGGAAATTCGCCCGGCGATGGATCTCGAAGCCTGGTGCGCTGAAGAAGAGGCAGGATTGAAACTCAACCTGCATCCACGCGCCAGCCAGAGCATCAATACGTTGCCCTTGCCCGTCGAGCGCGTCCGCCTGCTGATTGGCCCGGAAGGCGGGTTAACTGCCGATGAGATTGCCATGACCGCGCGTTATCAGTTTACGGATATTTTGTTAGGCCCCCGCGTGCTACGCACAGAGACAACGGCGCTTACCGCCATCACCGCGCTTCAGGTTCGCTTTGGCGACCTGGGTTGA
- a CDS encoding type IV pilus twitching motility protein PilT translates to MDIEEIVALSVKHNVSDLHLCDGCPPRWRHQGRLETAPFELPDIAALIDAQLNALQQRQWREQRQVDFALTTASGRRLRAGAFARYGGASLALRLLPQSCPLLDEIDAPAALPELLGRENGLILVTGATGSGKSTTLAAMVEHLNQHAEAHILTLEDPIEFVHTSARSLIQQREIGQHCASFNEGLRAALREDPDVILLGELRDSETIRMALTAAETGHLVLATLHTRGAAQAVERLVDSFPAQEKEPVRSQLAGSLQAVLAQKLERDKQGGRVALFELLVNTPAVANLIREGKTHQLPGVMQTGQQMGMQTFAQSRQQRVLQGWL, encoded by the coding sequence ATGGATATAGAAGAAATAGTGGCGCTTAGTGTAAAGCATAATGTCTCGGATCTACACCTGTGCGATGGTTGCCCGCCGCGCTGGCGACACCAGGGACGGCTTGAAACCGCGCCCTTTGAGCTGCCGGATATCGCAGCACTTATCGACGCGCAACTTAATGCGCTCCAGCAGCGCCAGTGGCGCGAACAGCGGCAGGTGGATTTTGCCCTTACCACCGCCAGCGGCAGAAGGCTGCGCGCCGGGGCGTTTGCCCGCTATGGCGGGGCTTCGCTGGCGCTACGTCTGCTGCCGCAAAGCTGCCCCTTGCTTGATGAAATAGATGCACCTGCGGCGCTTCCCGAGTTACTCGGGCGGGAAAACGGTCTGATCCTGGTCACCGGGGCCACCGGCAGCGGCAAATCTACCACCCTTGCGGCAATGGTGGAGCACCTTAATCAACATGCCGAAGCGCATATTTTGACGCTGGAAGATCCCATTGAGTTTGTGCACACCAGCGCCCGCAGCCTGATCCAGCAGCGAGAAATAGGCCAGCACTGCGCGTCGTTTAATGAGGGGCTACGCGCGGCGCTGCGAGAAGATCCCGACGTGATCCTGTTGGGTGAGTTGCGCGACAGCGAAACCATCCGCATGGCGCTGACTGCCGCCGAAACCGGGCATCTGGTGCTGGCAACGTTACATACCCGCGGTGCAGCCCAGGCCGTCGAGAGGCTGGTGGATAGCTTTCCGGCGCAAGAGAAAGAACCCGTACGCAGCCAGCTTGCGGGCAGCTTACAGGCGGTGCTGGCGCAAAAGCTGGAAAGGGACAAGCAGGGCGGGCGCGTGGCGCTGTTTGAGTTGCTGGTCAATACACCTGCGGTGGCAAATCTTATTCGCGAAGGCAAGACGCATCAACTGCCCGGCGTGATGCAAACCGGGCAGCAGATGGGAATGCAGACCTTCGCACAAAGCCGCCAGCAACGGGTGCTCCAGGGCTGGCTTTAG
- a CDS encoding SprT family zinc-dependent metalloprotease codes for MKNTRLPIALQQAVMRSLRDNLAHANLKLGRNYPEPKLVYQQRGTSAGTAWLADYEIRLNPVLLLENQQAFIDEVVPHELAHLLVWKHFGRVSPHGKEWKWMMESVLGVPARRTHQFELESVRRNTFPYRCKCQQHQLTVRRHNRVVRGETVYRCVHCGEPLIADASN; via the coding sequence ATGAAAAATACCCGCCTCCCTATCGCTCTCCAGCAAGCCGTTATGCGTAGCCTGCGGGATAACCTCGCCCATGCGAACCTGAAACTGGGGCGAAACTACCCTGAACCCAAACTGGTCTATCAACAGCGCGGAACCTCCGCCGGAACAGCCTGGCTGGCGGATTACGAAATTCGCCTCAATCCGGTGTTACTACTGGAAAATCAGCAGGCGTTTATTGACGAAGTTGTTCCCCATGAGCTGGCGCACCTGCTGGTGTGGAAGCACTTTGGTCGCGTCTCGCCCCACGGCAAAGAGTGGAAATGGATGATGGAGAGCGTGCTGGGCGTGCCGGCGCGCCGTACCCATCAGTTCGAACTGGAATCCGTGCGGCGCAATACGTTCCCATACCGCTGCAAATGCCAGCAGCACCAACTGACCGTGCGCCGTCACAACCGGGTGGTGCGAGGCGAGACAGTTTATCGCTGTGTACACTGCGGCGAGCCGCTGATTGCCGACGCGAGTAACTGA
- the yggU gene encoding DUF167 family protein YggU translates to MSAVESFENGLVLRLYIQPKASRDTIIGLHGDELKVAITAPPVDGQANAHLVKFLAKQFRVAKNQVVIEKGELGRHKQIKISHPQQIPTEVAALLN, encoded by the coding sequence ATGAGTGCCGTTGAATCCTTCGAAAACGGGCTGGTTTTGCGGCTGTATATTCAGCCGAAAGCCAGCCGGGATACGATTATCGGGCTGCATGGCGACGAACTGAAAGTCGCCATCACCGCCCCGCCAGTGGATGGGCAGGCCAATGCGCACCTGGTGAAATTCCTCGCTAAACAGTTCCGCGTGGCAAAAAACCAGGTCGTGATTGAAAAAGGCGAACTGGGCCGCCACAAGCAAATTAAAATCTCTCACCCGCAACAGATCCCGACAGAAGTCGCGGCGCTGCTAAATTAG
- the endA gene encoding deoxyribonuclease I, giving the protein MFRFLPFLFALMSVPALAAHGINSFAQAKAAGVKVNADAPGDFYCGCKIHWQGKKGVVDLASCGYQVRKNKNRASRIEWEHVMPAWQFGHLRQCWQDGGRKNCAKDPLYRKIESDMHNLQPAVGEVNGDRGNFMYSQWNGGEGQYGQCAMKVDFKEKLAEPPARARGAIARTYFYMRDQYQLNLSRQQTQLFTAWDKLYPVTEWECKRDARIANVQGNHNPYVLRACMARKS; this is encoded by the coding sequence ATGTTTCGTTTTTTACCTTTTTTATTCGCGCTGATGTCCGTTCCCGCGCTGGCCGCCCACGGCATTAACAGCTTTGCGCAGGCAAAAGCCGCCGGTGTGAAAGTGAATGCTGACGCGCCGGGTGACTTCTATTGCGGCTGCAAAATTCACTGGCAGGGCAAAAAAGGCGTGGTTGACCTCGCCTCCTGCGGCTACCAGGTGCGAAAAAATAAAAACCGCGCCAGCCGTATCGAGTGGGAACATGTGATGCCCGCCTGGCAGTTCGGCCATCTGCGTCAGTGCTGGCAGGACGGCGGCCGGAAAAACTGCGCCAAAGATCCGCTCTATCGCAAAATAGAAAGCGATATGCATAACCTGCAACCGGCCGTAGGCGAAGTAAACGGCGATCGCGGCAACTTCATGTACAGCCAGTGGAACGGCGGTGAAGGCCAGTACGGCCAGTGCGCCATGAAGGTGGACTTCAAAGAAAAACTGGCTGAACCACCGGCCCGCGCGCGCGGCGCGATTGCCCGCACCTACTTCTATATGCGCGATCAATACCAGCTCAACCTTTCACGGCAACAGACCCAGCTTTTCACCGCCTGGGATAAGCTCTATCCCGTGACGGAGTGGGAATGTAAGCGCGACGCGCGTATCGCCAACGTACAGGGCAACCATAACCCCTATGTGCTGCGCGCTTGCATGGCGCGAAAGAGCTAA
- a CDS encoding XTP/dITP diphosphatase: MQKVVLATGNAGKVRELASLLNDFGLDVVAQTELGVESAEETGLTFIENAILKARHAAKITGLPAIADDSGLAIDALGGAPGIYSARYAGLEASDQQNLEKLLATLKEVPDDKRQAQFHCVLVYLRHADDPTPLVCHGTWPGVITHQPAGNGGFGYDPIFFVPSAGKTAAELTREEKSAISHRGQALKLLLEAMRNG; this comes from the coding sequence ATGCAAAAAGTTGTCCTCGCCACCGGTAATGCCGGTAAAGTGCGCGAGCTTGCCTCGCTGCTCAATGATTTTGGTCTTGATGTCGTCGCGCAAACCGAGCTGGGCGTTGAGTCCGCCGAAGAGACCGGGCTGACCTTTATTGAGAATGCGATTCTGAAAGCCCGCCATGCGGCAAAAATTACCGGTTTACCGGCGATTGCCGATGACTCCGGGCTGGCGATTGACGCACTCGGCGGCGCTCCGGGGATTTACTCCGCGCGCTATGCAGGCCTGGAGGCCAGCGATCAGCAGAATCTGGAAAAACTGCTGGCTACACTTAAAGAGGTGCCAGATGACAAACGTCAGGCGCAGTTCCACTGTGTGCTGGTTTATCTGCGTCATGCAGACGACCCGACGCCGCTGGTGTGTCACGGCACCTGGCCTGGCGTTATCACGCACCAACCGGCGGGCAACGGCGGCTTTGGCTATGACCCGATTTTCTTTGTCCCTTCCGCGGGCAAAACCGCTGCGGAACTGACCCGCGAAGAGAAAAGCGCCATCTCCCACCGTGGGCAGGCGTTGAAATTATTACTGGAAGCAATGCGTAATGGCTGA
- a CDS encoding YqgE/AlgH family protein encodes MNLQHHFLIAMPALQDPLFRRSVVYICEYNDEGAMGLIINKPLENLTVDGVLEKLKIQPTDRDPAIRLDKAVLLGGPLAEDRGFILHTPPAGFSSSIRVSDNTVVTTSRDVLETLGTAHQPGEVMVALGYASWEKGQLEQEILDNAWLTAPADLNILFKTPIADRWREAAKLIGIDISTMPGVAGHA; translated from the coding sequence ATGAATTTACAGCATCACTTTCTTATTGCCATGCCTGCTCTTCAGGATCCTCTCTTCCGGCGTTCCGTTGTCTACATTTGTGAGTACAACGACGAAGGGGCAATGGGGCTTATTATCAATAAGCCGCTGGAGAACCTGACAGTTGACGGGGTCCTGGAAAAACTCAAAATCCAGCCAACTGACCGCGATCCGGCCATCCGGCTGGACAAAGCAGTGCTGCTCGGCGGCCCGCTGGCAGAAGATCGCGGCTTTATTTTGCATACTCCTCCGGCCGGTTTTTCCTCCAGTATTCGCGTGTCGGATAACACTGTAGTCACTACCTCGCGAGACGTACTTGAAACCCTGGGTACAGCCCATCAGCCGGGTGAGGTGATGGTGGCGCTGGGGTACGCATCATGGGAAAAAGGTCAGCTGGAACAAGAAATTCTTGATAACGCCTGGCTCACCGCACCGGCGGATCTCAACATTTTATTCAAAACCCCTATCGCCGATCGCTGGCGTGAAGCGGCAAAACTCATCGGCATTGATATTTCAACCATGCCGGGTGTCGCGGGGCACGCCTGA
- the gshB gene encoding glutathione synthase, with product MIKLGIVMDPIADINIKKDTSFAMLLEAQRRGYELHYMEMADLYLINGEARARTRTLSVEQNYDKWYEFGSEQDIALADLDTVLMRKDPPFDTEYIYATYILERAEEKGTLIVNKPQSLRDCNEKLFTAWFPELTPETLVTRDKAKLKAFWQKHTDIILKPLDGMGGTSIFRVKEGDPNLAVITETLTELGSRYCMAQNYLPAIKEGDKRVLVVDGEPVPYCLARIPQGGETRGNLAAGGRGEPRPLSESDWEIARKVAPVLKAKGLIFVGLDIIGDRLTEINVTSPTCVREIEAEFPISITGMLMDAIEKRLGK from the coding sequence ATGATTAAGCTCGGCATCGTGATGGATCCCATCGCGGACATTAACATCAAAAAAGACACCAGCTTCGCCATGCTGCTGGAAGCACAGCGCCGCGGCTACGAGTTGCACTATATGGAGATGGCCGATCTCTACCTGATCAACGGTGAAGCCCGCGCCCGGACACGCACGCTCTCCGTCGAGCAGAATTACGACAAATGGTATGAATTCGGTAGCGAGCAGGATATTGCGCTTGCCGATCTCGACACGGTGCTGATGCGTAAAGATCCGCCGTTCGATACGGAATACATCTACGCCACCTATATCCTTGAACGTGCTGAAGAGAAAGGCACGTTGATCGTCAACAAACCGCAGAGCCTGCGCGACTGTAACGAGAAGTTATTTACCGCCTGGTTCCCGGAGTTAACCCCGGAAACGTTGGTCACGCGCGATAAAGCGAAGCTGAAAGCCTTCTGGCAAAAGCATACTGACATCATCCTGAAACCGCTGGATGGCATGGGCGGCACCTCAATTTTCCGCGTTAAAGAGGGCGACCCGAACCTGGCAGTTATCACCGAAACGCTGACGGAACTGGGTAGTCGCTACTGCATGGCGCAGAACTATTTACCGGCAATTAAAGAGGGCGACAAACGTGTGCTGGTGGTGGATGGCGAACCGGTACCGTATTGCCTGGCACGTATTCCGCAGGGTGGCGAAACCCGGGGTAACCTGGCAGCCGGTGGTCGCGGCGAACCGCGTCCCCTGAGCGAAAGCGACTGGGAAATTGCCCGTAAAGTTGCGCCCGTGCTGAAAGCCAAAGGGCTGATTTTTGTCGGTCTGGATATCATCGGCGATCGTCTGACGGAAATTAACGTCACCAGCCCGACTTGTGTACGTGAGATCGAAGCCGAATTCCCAATCTCCATTACCGGTATGTTGATGGACGCTATTGAAAAACGCCTGGGGAAATAA
- a CDS encoding IclR family transcriptional regulator, which translates to MSSQPNQSLIDGIRCLQYLVSSDRAIGCRELARLMGINTTRVNRLLMTMASIGLTMQDAQRRYLPGPGIHALAAQAIRGSALFSHALPLLERHAPKEIVVAMGVLWEDQVIYIYHSEPGSQVSQALAGFHMLPAWQSVIGMSLLAAESDEALQKRFTDAQWQQLGPHVAQQREQGHVVWHHDDGEVSMAKPLGAHSAALAFAGMWQIDDAVVETRLQALHALVTRLTEKA; encoded by the coding sequence ATGTCTTCTCAACCGAATCAAAGCCTGATTGATGGCATTCGCTGTCTGCAATATCTGGTCTCCAGCGACCGCGCCATTGGCTGTCGTGAACTGGCGCGCCTGATGGGCATTAACACCACCCGCGTAAACCGGTTGCTGATGACGATGGCGTCTATCGGCCTGACGATGCAGGATGCGCAGCGGCGCTATCTTCCGGGGCCTGGCATTCACGCGCTGGCGGCACAGGCCATTCGCGGTTCAGCCCTCTTTTCCCACGCGCTGCCCCTGCTGGAGCGCCACGCCCCGAAAGAGATTGTGGTGGCGATGGGCGTGCTCTGGGAGGATCAGGTGATTTACATCTATCACTCTGAACCCGGCAGCCAGGTCAGCCAGGCGCTGGCCGGTTTTCATATGCTGCCCGCCTGGCAGTCCGTCATCGGCATGTCGTTACTGGCGGCAGAGAGCGATGAAGCCCTGCAAAAACGCTTTACCGACGCGCAATGGCAGCAACTCGGCCCGCATGTCGCCCAACAGCGTGAACAGGGGCATGTCGTCTGGCATCACGACGACGGTGAAGTGTCGATGGCGAAACCGCTCGGTGCCCATTCCGCCGCACTTGCTTTTGCCGGAATGTGGCAAATCGACGACGCGGTAGTGGAAACGCGTTTACAGGCGCTGCACGCGCTGGTTACGCGCCTGACGGAAAAAGCCTGA
- a CDS encoding YggT family protein — MKTLTFLLSTVIELYTMVLLLRVWMQWARCDFYNPFSQFVVKATQPIVGPLRRVIPPLGPLDSSSLLVAFVLSFIKAIVLFMVVTFQPIIWISALLILLKTIGLMIFWVLLVMAIMSWVSQGRSPVEYVLIQLTEPLLRPIRNLLPSMGGIDFSPMILVLLLYVINMGVAELLQSTGNMLLPGLWMAL, encoded by the coding sequence ATGAAGACGTTGACTTTCCTGCTCTCAACAGTGATTGAACTTTACACCATGGTTCTGCTGTTGCGCGTCTGGATGCAGTGGGCACGCTGTGATTTTTACAACCCGTTTTCGCAGTTTGTGGTGAAAGCCACACAGCCGATTGTCGGGCCGTTGCGCCGGGTTATTCCGCCGCTGGGGCCGCTGGATAGCTCCTCGCTGCTGGTGGCCTTTGTGCTGAGCTTTATCAAAGCAATAGTGCTGTTTATGGTGGTGACGTTCCAGCCGATTATCTGGATCTCCGCCCTGCTTATTCTGCTGAAAACCATCGGTCTGATGATCTTCTGGGTGCTGCTGGTGATGGCCATCATGAGCTGGGTCAGCCAGGGCCGTAGCCCGGTGGAGTATGTGTTAATCCAGCTCACCGAGCCGCTGCTGCGCCCCATCCGCAACTTGCTGCCGTCAATGGGTGGGATCGACTTCTCGCCGATGATTCTGGTGTTGCTGCTGTACGTTATCAATATGGGGGTTGCGGAACTGCTGCAATCCACCGGCAATATGCTGCTGCCGGGGCTGTGGATGGCACTATGA
- the ruvX gene encoding Holliday junction resolvase RuvX has protein sequence MSGTLLAFDFGTKSIGVAIGQRITGTARALNALKAQDGIPDWQLIEKLLKEWQPDAVIVGLPLNMDGTEQPLTARARKFANKIHGRFGVQVTLHDERLSTVEARAGLFERGGFRALDKGRVDSASAVVILESYFELLP, from the coding sequence ATGAGCGGAACCCTGTTAGCGTTTGATTTCGGGACTAAAAGCATCGGCGTTGCTATTGGGCAGCGTATCACCGGCACGGCGCGCGCGTTAAATGCGCTAAAGGCGCAGGACGGCATACCGGACTGGCAGCTTATTGAGAAGCTCTTAAAAGAGTGGCAGCCAGACGCGGTGATTGTCGGTTTGCCGCTGAATATGGACGGCACTGAACAGCCGCTGACCGCCCGCGCCCGCAAATTCGCCAATAAAATTCATGGACGTTTTGGTGTGCAGGTCACTTTACATGATGAACGTCTAAGCACCGTTGAAGCCCGCGCCGGGCTGTTTGAACGCGGCGGTTTTCGCGCCCTCGACAAAGGCCGTGTGGATTCCGCATCGGCGGTGGTGATCCTCGAAAGCTACTTCGAGTTGTTACCCTAA
- a CDS encoding YggS family pyridoxal phosphate-dependent enzyme, whose product MNDIAHNLAHVRDKISAAATRCGRAPEEVTLLAVSKTKPASAVAEAIDAGQRAFGENYVQEGVDKILHFQQAGISGLQWHFIGPLQSNKSRLVAEHFDWCHTVDRLRIASRLSEQRPATLPPLNVLIQINISDEQSKSGIALGELDALAAQVVELPGIRLRGLMAIPAPEAEYERQFAVARQMAVAFEALKTRYPTVDTLSLGMTDDMSAAIAAGSTMVRIGTAIFGARDYTKN is encoded by the coding sequence ATGAACGATATTGCGCATAACCTGGCACACGTCCGGGACAAAATCTCCGCCGCCGCAACACGTTGCGGCCGTGCTCCAGAAGAAGTTACGTTACTTGCAGTGAGCAAAACCAAACCTGCGAGCGCCGTCGCAGAAGCTATCGACGCCGGGCAACGTGCGTTTGGTGAAAACTATGTTCAGGAAGGGGTGGATAAAATCCTTCACTTTCAGCAGGCGGGTATCAGCGGCTTGCAATGGCACTTTATCGGCCCTTTGCAGTCCAACAAAAGCCGTCTGGTGGCGGAGCATTTCGACTGGTGCCACACCGTCGATCGCCTGCGCATTGCCAGCCGTCTTAGCGAGCAGCGCCCGGCAACGCTACCGCCGCTGAACGTGCTGATTCAAATCAACATCAGTGATGAACAGAGCAAGTCGGGTATTGCGCTCGGTGAACTGGACGCGCTGGCAGCGCAGGTTGTTGAATTGCCGGGGATTCGCCTGCGCGGTTTAATGGCGATCCCGGCACCTGAAGCGGAGTATGAACGGCAGTTTGCCGTGGCACGGCAAATGGCTGTAGCATTTGAAGCGCTTAAAACGCGCTATCCAACGGTGGATACACTGTCGTTGGGCATGACGGACGATATGTCCGCCGCCATTGCGGCTGGCAGTACCATGGTGCGCATTGGTACCGCCATTTTTGGTGCGCGCGATTACACAAAAAATTAA
- a CDS encoding FAD-dependent oxidoreductase, protein MKIFPQTDARVFPTQHLHADLLVAGGGLAGLCAALAAARDGLQVVLIQDRPVLGGNASSEVRLWANGATSHMGNNNRWAREGGIMGEIMEENLWRNKEGNPVMFDLVLLDLAKSQPGLTLLLNTAVFEVEKNAQTITQVKAFNPINETFYTVSAEQFCDATGDGVLGFLAGAEYREGAEEAEELGEKMAPGDNFGHKLGHSIYFYTKQTNGPVNFVPPSFALKDITEIPRYTRLTSTLNGCDLWWLEWGGRLDTVHESEEIKWELWKIVWGVWDHIKNSGQFPEAANMTIEWVGAIPGKRESRRFVGDHLLCQQDIIEQRDHYDAVAYGGWSIDLHPADGVYSTHDGCRQFHSKGTYTIPFRSLYSRSLDNLLLTGRLISASHVAFGSARVMCTCGLLGEAVGRAAALCKTLNMTPRELAQREHVGALQQHLQANGCYIPRLGLNDPAQGATVSASSEYQLTELAPNGHWQPLTERMALLLPVQAGQPVPEITLRLRASTPQQLTVSLLGSVRAGNFTPDCHYDEQVLTITGEAERTVAFSWQSERSQYVFLAFDAQEGIDIALTDTHLPGMMTVFNSLNARVAKHTRQIADGDYGVDEFDFWLPRRRPHQIMPALRCNPPLNAWSVQNVLNGRLRPEQQINAWTPAPDDAAPEIIWRWATPQAINHLTLVQDNDFDNAMESVQMGHHQAVTPHCITRYRLWADDQLLADVHDNHHSVCQHRLETTITAHSVRLEILATAGALPAVYSLNVS, encoded by the coding sequence ATGAAAATCTTTCCCCAAACCGATGCCAGAGTCTTTCCGACACAACATCTGCACGCCGACCTGTTAGTTGCAGGCGGTGGGCTGGCGGGTCTTTGCGCGGCGCTTGCGGCGGCGCGTGATGGTTTGCAGGTGGTGTTGATTCAGGACAGGCCGGTTCTTGGCGGTAATGCCTCCAGCGAAGTGCGCCTGTGGGCGAATGGCGCGACATCACATATGGGGAATAATAACCGCTGGGCGCGCGAAGGCGGCATCATGGGCGAAATCATGGAAGAAAACCTCTGGCGTAACAAAGAGGGCAATCCGGTGATGTTCGATCTGGTGCTGCTCGATCTTGCCAAAAGCCAGCCGGGGCTGACATTACTGCTCAATACCGCCGTGTTTGAGGTGGAAAAAAACGCGCAAACTATCACGCAAGTAAAAGCGTTTAACCCCATCAACGAAACATTTTATACCGTCAGCGCCGAACAGTTTTGCGATGCCACCGGCGATGGCGTACTCGGTTTTCTGGCGGGAGCCGAATACCGCGAAGGCGCGGAAGAAGCCGAAGAACTGGGCGAGAAGATGGCGCCCGGCGATAACTTCGGCCATAAACTCGGCCATTCAATTTACTTCTACACAAAACAAACAAACGGGCCGGTAAACTTTGTGCCGCCCTCTTTTGCCCTGAAAGATATTACCGAGATCCCACGTTACACGCGCCTGACATCGACGCTGAACGGCTGCGATTTATGGTGGCTGGAGTGGGGCGGGCGCCTTGATACGGTGCACGAAAGCGAAGAGATCAAATGGGAGCTGTGGAAAATTGTCTGGGGCGTCTGGGATCACATCAAAAACTCAGGGCAATTCCCCGAAGCCGCCAATATGACCATTGAATGGGTCGGCGCAATTCCAGGCAAACGCGAAAGCCGCCGCTTCGTTGGCGATCATCTGCTGTGCCAGCAGGACATCATCGAGCAGCGCGATCATTACGATGCTGTCGCTTACGGCGGCTGGTCAATTGATTTACATCCGGCGGACGGAGTTTACAGCACCCACGACGGCTGTCGCCAGTTCCACAGCAAAGGCACTTACACTATTCCGTTTCGTAGCCTCTACAGCCGCTCGCTGGATAACCTGCTGCTCACCGGGCGGCTTATTTCCGCCTCGCATGTCGCTTTTGGCAGTGCCCGCGTGATGTGCACCTGTGGCCTGCTGGGCGAAGCGGTTGGTCGCGCCGCCGCGCTGTGTAAAACCCTTAACATGACTCCGCGCGAACTGGCGCAGCGGGAACATGTCGGCGCGCTGCAACAGCATTTGCAGGCCAACGGCTGCTACATTCCCCGCCTGGGGCTGAACGACCCGGCGCAGGGCGCAACCGTCAGCGCCAGCAGTGAATATCAGCTAACGGAGCTTGCCCCCAACGGTCACTGGCAACCGCTGACCGAGCGGATGGCGCTTCTTTTGCCGGTACAGGCGGGTCAGCCGGTGCCGGAAATCACCCTTCGTTTACGGGCGTCAACGCCGCAACAGTTGACCGTTTCTCTGCTTGGCAGCGTGCGCGCCGGGAATTTCACCCCGGATTGCCACTATGACGAGCAGGTGCTGACGATTACCGGCGAAGCCGAGCGCACCGTTGCGTTTAGCTGGCAGAGTGAACGCAGCCAGTATGTGTTTCTCGCCTTCGATGCGCAGGAAGGCATCGACATAGCGCTTACCGATACGCATTTGCCCGGCATGATGACGGTGTTTAACAGCCTCAACGCGCGCGTCGCCAAACATACCCGCCAGATAGCCGATGGCGATTACGGCGTGGATGAGTTCGACTTTTGGCTGCCCCGCCGACGCCCTCATCAAATCATGCCCGCTCTGCGTTGCAACCCGCCGCTTAACGCGTGGAGCGTGCAAAACGTGCTTAATGGTCGTCTGCGCCCGGAACAGCAAATCAACGCCTGGACGCCAGCACCCGATGACGCCGCCCCGGAAATCATCTGGCGCTGGGCTACGCCACAGGCAATCAACCACCTGACGCTGGTGCAGGACAACGACTTCGACAACGCCATGGAGTCGGTGCAGATGGGCCATCACCAGGCGGTGACACCGCACTGCATCACGCGTTATCGCCTGTGGGCCGACGATCAACTCCTGGCCGACGTACACGATAACCATCATTCGGTTTGTCAGCACCGCCTGGAGACCACGATTACCGCACACAGCGTCCGGCTGGAGATCCTCGCGACCGCCGGGGCGCTGCCGGCGGTCTACTCCCTGAACGTCAGCTAA